ATCTAAATCAAGTCGACGACTTGACAATCCTCAATACGTCCTGCGCAACGTCGACATTATATTCGAACGCGAGCTTTTTGTAGTTGACCAGATCGACGATTGTTCCGATAAGGCAGAGGCCGCCTGTGAACAGGTAGAGAATTCCCATTCCTATTTGTCCGACGAGAAACCGCTGGACGCCCGCAATTACGATAAATCCCAGTAGAGTGACAAGTAGAATGGTCTGTGGATCTTTTCTCCGCGCGTTATAGATCCCCGCAAACATCTGGACCTGATTGTCGTTAAGATCCTTGACAGCTCCCTGGACATAAGCCAGCTCGTCGCCCTGAAGCATCGGCATGAGTTGATAAAGATTCGCCATACTGTTTCCTCACTTTATGATTGGTTTAATGAAATCCTTTTAGCGGCTGCGGATCTGACCAGCGTTATGATCCGTTGAATCAAAATGACAAGCGCAGGTACACCGAACACGTGCGTCTTAAATGAACTGATAAGATCTCCGTGGAGAATGAAAGATATCGATCTCCCGAGTCCGCAGCCCGGACAGAAAGTGAAACCGAGATTCTTGAAAGGACAGAATGTGAAATCTGTTCGCAAGTACGGGTTGTAGATTGCCAGATAGACGAGTGCGGCAATCCAGATCAGGACTTCCAGGTTGGAGGCAATGAAGTGGACCGCAAACGATGGTGACCATTTCGCGGAACTGTCGGGCACGACCATATCAACTGCCTTCACCGGACTTCAGCCTCCACAACGAGTGTATTCATTTCTGCGGCACGCATCGCCGATTAAATCGTTTTGAAAATCTAAATTCCGGATTAAGAAGAGTCAAGCGGGTGTGCCGTTCAGTATTTTCACTT
This genomic interval from Candidatus Kryptoniota bacterium contains the following:
- a CDS encoding TM2 domain-containing protein — protein: MANLYQLMPMLQGDELAYVQGAVKDLNDNQVQMFAGIYNARRKDPQTILLVTLLGFIVIAGVQRFLVGQIGMGILYLFTGGLCLIGTIVDLVNYKKLAFEYNVDVAQDVLRIVKSST
- a CDS encoding DUF2752 domain-containing protein; translation: MKAVDMVVPDSSAKWSPSFAVHFIASNLEVLIWIAALVYLAIYNPYLRTDFTFCPFKNLGFTFCPGCGLGRSISFILHGDLISSFKTHVFGVPALVILIQRIITLVRSAAAKRISLNQS